In one window of Ruminococcus albus AD2013 DNA:
- a CDS encoding tyrosine-type recombinase/integrase: MNDTVLDISFRKYSLYAIRRTAASNIYNTGAGIKLTADILGHDSIDSSTHYVKVDFESLRSLCCEWPEKEAAE; encoded by the coding sequence ATGAATGATACAGTTCTGGATATCAGTTTTCGGAAATACAGCCTCTATGCTATTCGCAGAACGGCAGCTTCTAATATATACAATACAGGCGCAGGAATAAAGCTGACTGCTGACATTCTTGGTCACGATTCAATAGATTCATCTACACACTATGTAAAGGTGGATTTTGAATCACTAAGATCGCTATGCTGTGAATGGCCTGAAAAGGAGGCGGCAGAATGA
- a CDS encoding site-specific integrase, with protein MQDGYLRTNPSTNALRHIKQARNTENEKKRALTREEQDIFLNYLSRNGKYHQWYPIFYIMLNTGMRVGEITGLRWEDVDLDEGFISVNHMLVYYNHKENGCYFNIHTPKTRAGERTIPILNGVKEAFMQEEHFRHEAGIKCTAEIDGYTDFVFVNRFGNVHNQGTLNKAIRRISRDCNEEI; from the coding sequence GTGCAGGACGGTTATCTCAGGACTAACCCCTCAACCAATGCGCTAAGACATATCAAGCAGGCGAGAAATACTGAAAATGAAAAGAAACGTGCCCTGACCCGTGAGGAACAGGATATTTTTCTGAACTACCTTTCCCGAAACGGGAAGTATCATCAATGGTATCCTATTTTCTACATAATGCTCAACACGGGTATGAGGGTAGGCGAAATAACAGGGTTACGCTGGGAAGACGTTGATCTCGACGAAGGATTCATCAGCGTAAACCACATGCTGGTGTATTACAACCATAAGGAGAACGGATGCTATTTCAACATACATACACCAAAGACTAGGGCAGGGGAAAGAACGATACCTATTCTAAATGGCGTAAAAGAGGCTTTTATGCAGGAAGAACACTTCCGGCATGAAGCCGGGATCAAATGTACTGCAGAGATAGATGGTTACACAGATTTTGTGTTCGTCAATCGTTTCGGAAATGTACATAATCAGGGTACACTGAATAAGGCTATCCGCCGTATCTCACGTGACTGCAACGAAGAGATTTAG